The nucleotide window AACGCTGATTGCACCGGCTGCGATTTCCGCGACGCCAAACTTAGACAAGCCAGGTTTCCGGAACGGTATTACGGGACATTAAACAATAAAGGACCCGATGAGTCAAAAATCCTGCAAATGTTTTGATATTTGCAGGAATTTTTGTAATTTGTTCTATTTGCCTGTAATAAGCAGTTTTGATTACAGGAACATGCCGCCGGAAGTCTCGATTCTTTCTCCTGTAATCCAACCCGTTTCATCGCTGCAAAGCGAAGCAACAACACCTCCGATATCCTCCGGCTGCCCGATTCTGCCGAGCGCCATTTGTGTACCGATCTTCTCTTTAATTCCCGGTGCTGCATCCAGGGCGCCATGATGGAAGTCGGTATCAATAATTCCAGGTGCCACCGTATTAACACGGATTCCCCTGGGACCGAGTTCTTTTGCCATATACCGTGTCATCACTTCCACTGCGCCTTTCATTGAGGCATAAGCACTCCATCCCGGTGTTGTAAAACGTGCCAGGCCGGAAGAAAAATTAATAATTCTGCCGTTGTCGGCAAGGTAGGGGAGAAGACTTTGAGTTAAAAAATATACGCCTTTAAAGTGTACATTCATCATTCTGTCAAACAGTTCTTCCTTAGTTTCGCCAAACGCGGAGTTATAGGCAAATCCCGCATTGTTAATCAAGAAATCAAAAGATTTTTTATTCCACTTTTTCTGCAGTACTTCCGATATTTGAGAGACAAAGGC belongs to Acetonema longum DSM 6540 and includes:
- a CDS encoding SDR family NAD(P)-dependent oxidoreductase, giving the protein MSEIVKIALVTGGSRGLGKSSALALSQKGMDVIITYNSQKDKADAVVHEIEGNGRKAFALRLDVGDVSSHNAFVSQISEVLQKKWNKKSFDFLINNAGFAYNSAFGETKEELFDRMMNVHFKGVYFLTQSLLPYLADNGRIINFSSGLARFTTPGWSAYASMKGAVEVMTRYMAKELGPRGIRVNTVAPGIIDTDFHHGALDAAPGIKEKIGTQMALGRIGQPEDIGGVVASLCSDETGWITGERIETSGGMFL
- a CDS encoding pentapeptide repeat-containing protein produces the protein MDFSGSNLQNCNFSGADLSGADFENADCTGCDFRDAKLRQARFPERYYGTLNNKGPDESKILQMF